The Blattabacterium cuenoti genomic sequence TTTTCCTCCCATAGAATGTCCTAATAATATAGGATGATCTAACCTATGATAATATATATAATTTAATATATCTTTTGATATAAGGTCATAATCCATTTTTTTTGAAAAAAAACTTTTCCCATGATTTCTAATATCTATTAAATGAATTTGATAAAATTTATTAAATTCTTTAGCAAAAGAATTCCAATTCTCTCCATTTCCAAATAATCCATGAAAAACTAAAATAGGAATACCAGATCCAAAAATTCTAGAATGTAGTATCATTTTTTATTACTTTATTTTTTATTCCACTTTCATTCATATCAATTCTATGAATTCTCTTCAAATAACTTTGAATTGTATTTTCTAATCCCATATATAAAGATTCACTAATTAAAGCATGTCCTACGGACACTTCTGATAGATAAGGTATTTTTTCAATCAAAAAAGAAATATTATCTAAATTCAAATCGTGACCCGCGTTGATAAGCATACCGTTTTTAACAGCTTCTTTTGCAGTTTGAATATAAGGATTAATAGAACTCCATTCTTTTTTAGCATATCCAATAGAAAAATTACCAGTATGTAATTCTATTCTATCTGATCCTGTTTTCGCCGCATATATAACTAATTCTGGATTTGGATCTAAAAATATAGAAGTTCTAATTCCAAAATTTTTTAATTTTTTTATTTTTCGAGTTAAAAAATGATAATGATTAATCGTATTCCATCCTGAACTTGAAGTAAGTGCATTATATTTATCAGGAACTAAAGTAACTTGATCAGGTTTGATTTTCAATACTAATTCCATAAATTTATCAGTTGGGTTCCCTTCAATATTTAATTCCGTTTTTATTACAGAACGAATATCATGAACATCCTGATATGTAATATGTCTCTCATCAGGTCTAGGATGAATAGTTATCCCATGGCTTCCAAATTTTTGAACGTCTATTGCTACTTGCAAAAGATTTGGAGTGGCCCCTCCTCTTGCATTTCTTAATGTAGCAATTTTATTTAAATTGACACTTAATTTTACCATTTCATCTCTTCTCTTTCTCTTCTTATCTTAACAAAAATTCTTTTTTAGTAACTTGAGTTACTTCCAAATTAAACTCTTTGGCTATTGTTAATAAATGATCAAAAACATTGGCTTGTATTTGTTCATATTTAATAGATTCAGATGTGTTTGTAAAACAATATAATTCAATAGGAAGACCGTAAGGAGTAGGCTCTAAGTGTCTGACCATAAGAGTTTCTGATTTTGATATTTTTGGATGTTGATACAAATATTCCAAAGCATACTGACGAAATAAACCAATATTCGTTAATCTCCTTTCATTAATATCTATGCGAATATCAACATTTTTTTCTTTATTGAAAATATCTATTTCTTTTTGCTTTTTTTGAATATAATTTTTAATTAAATAAACATGTTGAAACTTTTTTAGTTTATCTGAGTTACAAAAATGAAAAGATTGTATATTAAATAAAATAGATCTTTTTATTCTACGTATGTTTCTTTGACGCATAACTTCAAAATTAGTAACTGCAGTAGAAATTAAATCATAAGTAGGGACACTAGTTATAGTTTTATCAAAATTCTCTATTTTAGCAGAAGTTAAATTTATTTCTATCACTGTTCCTTCTATGCTGTATTTTGGAATTCCTATCCAATCACCTACTTTTATCATTTTAGTAGATGCCATTTGAACTCCAGAAACAAATCCAAGAATAGTATCTCTGAAAACAAGGATAACGATAGCAGTTATAGCACCTAAACTGGTAAGAACAGTGATTAAATCATTTTTTGTAAGAATAGCAATAATAACCAATACACAAAATATAATCGATACAATTTTTAGTAATTGTGAAAAAGAGCGAACTGCTATTGTTTGGTGGTTATTTTCACTTGTAGCTATTCTCATAATAGAATTAATTACTCTAATCAAAAATTGCAATACAATTAAAACAAACAATATGTCAAATATTTTTTTTAAATAAATGACAATAGTGTAATAATTTTTAAAAAAAGGTTCTATTAACAAAAAACAAATAGATAAAGGAAAAAAATGAGCTAAACTATCAAAAACTTTATTTTCATATAAAATGTTATCCCAAATAAAATGAGTAGAATTTATAATTCTTCTTCCTATGAAACGGACTCCTTTATTGAAAATAAATTCTAAAATTATTAATAAA encodes the following:
- a CDS encoding pyridoxine 5'-phosphate synthase, giving the protein MVKLSVNLNKIATLRNARGGATPNLLQVAIDVQKFGSHGITIHPRPDERHITYQDVHDIRSVIKTELNIEGNPTDKFMELVLKIKPDQVTLVPDKYNALTSSSGWNTINHYHFLTRKIKKLKNFGIRTSIFLDPNPELVIYAAKTGSDRIELHTGNFSIGYAKKEWSSINPYIQTAKEAVKNGMLINAGHDLNLDNISFLIEKIPYLSEVSVGHALISESLYMGLENTIQSYLKRIHRIDMNESGIKNKVIKNDTTF
- a CDS encoding mechanosensitive ion channel family protein → MYEKILVKIFQFQGIYELFQNLDWRKWGSIILIIVGKLLLFTILLIILEFIFNKGVRFIGRRIINSTHFIWDNILYENKVFDSLAHFFPLSICFLLIEPFFKNYYTIVIYLKKIFDILFVLIVLQFLIRVINSIMRIATSENNHQTIAVRSFSQLLKIVSIIFCVLVIIAILTKNDLITVLTSLGAITAIVILVFRDTILGFVSGVQMASTKMIKVGDWIGIPKYSIEGTVIEINLTSAKIENFDKTITSVPTYDLISTAVTNFEVMRQRNIRRIKRSILFNIQSFHFCNSDKLKKFQHVYLIKNYIQKKQKEIDIFNKEKNVDIRIDINERRLTNIGLFRQYALEYLYQHPKISKSETLMVRHLEPTPYGLPIELYCFTNTSESIKYEQIQANVFDHLLTIAKEFNLEVTQVTKKEFLLR